The genomic window TATTCTATGTGCAGCAGTCATTTATTTCCTGAAGAAAAGGAATCTTCTCTAATTTTGTGTTGCCGATTCTTTCAAAAGGAGGTAAACTATAAAAAGGCAAAGGATGTGAATAATAATGGAAAAAAAGAAAACTAGTACATTCTCAAAAGTCACTAAAGTAGTTGTTTGGCTAATGCTGATTGCCATTATCGGTTCAACACTAGTTACTGTAATTTCGACTTTTAGATAAGAATATAACTGCAACGAAGGCACGGTAAAAGCCGGTTTGATGCTTTTTTGCTGTACAAACTCATTGAATTAAAAAAGTAGATCCAACTCTTCAAAAGGAAGACTTGGATCTACTTTTTGGTATACTACTACAACGTACGTTTCTCCTTCTGAGCCATATTGAGGAGCTCTTTGGCGTGCTCCATCGTCAATGGAGTGATTTCACTTCCGGCAAGCATGCGAGCAATTTC from Enterococcus sp. 9E7_DIV0242 includes these protein-coding regions:
- the prli42 gene encoding stressosome-associated protein Prli42 yields the protein MEKKKTSTFSKVTKVVVWLMLIAIIGSTLVTVISTFR